From Rhododendron vialii isolate Sample 1 chromosome 7a, ASM3025357v1:
agagagggagagagagagagagaaaaggggtgagagagagagataataggAGATGAAAATAAttccctacacacacacacaaatacactATATATACCCCCACAAAAGCAAATCACACATTTACTTCTTCTAGTTTCTATTATTTTCACTTTAAGCCTGTAACGATCCTAATTTTTatctacaaaaaaatttaagtttaatAAAATTCCTATTACTcgattgtcttttttttttattttcttgagtAATGATATTATTAACATAAACCTGGAGGCCttaaaattatttatacatACGCATACATGGGGAAAGAACCGAGAATAAGTTTTCTATCCAAAAAACCCGTCATATCAACTCATCGCCCTTTGTCATCCTATTGAGTCTTGTAGAGTGAGCAATTCggatgagagggagagaatacAGTGTtctcttaggccccgttccaactaaccttcttttttgaaaatttcttttttttcaattttcaaactcaaatataatgaaaatgaaaaataattttttgatttttcttgcaccgtataaaagatctcaataaaatctatcaaacaagatccatattggtaggaaaattatttgcataaacatataatttttgggcttgaaattacctttctttttccaaaaccttctttttttagagttgGAACACCCCCTTACACACCCACTTCACTTACAATTCCCTAGATTTCTGGCTATGTGATCACATGCttttaataaaaacacaaacttAAGAATGTGAGTGTGTGCTGACCGAGGGAGAGGAAAGAGTGATTCTGTGAGATTTCTTACACAACCATTAAGTGCTTGGTTCCCTTGAGTTGACAAgggataggagagagagagagagagagagagattgccgagaagGGTAGAGAGGGAGACACCCATCATCTACCTACCTATGTCATCCTATAAtagcttgagagagagagagagggagggagagggagagtgagATCACCACAATTTCCTCCACATGCACATCATATCACCTTattcaataaattaaaaaatggctTTGTCAGGCTCATGCACCATCATGATCATGTCACCTTACCTTTAGCCTTGCCCAGCTAGAAATTTAAGGCTGAGAGAGAGGGGTGTGCCGCGGAGGGGATGAGAGAGAGCAAGTCTTTGCCTATATAAATACTTCGAATTCCAAACTCACCAACCCCACCAACTTCTTTTCCTATTTTGGAAAATCCTGGGAGAAATAGACAGAGAGAGAACCGAAAGAGTTGGGTTGCATTTTCAGCACTTAGAAACCACCCTCCAGTTAGTCcactccattttcttttcacttttcattttcttgagaAGGAAAAGCTAAGTGTCTAGTCAAACTGAGGCTTAACGGAGACGTACCGTTTGCGACCCGATTCAACGCTATCGTAGTCAAACCGCTACCGCCAAGAAATAAGGTAGAAACCTCCTATTTACTTACCTAAGTATATCACCAAtataatttttgttaaaatgcCGAAACGAAGCTTTACTAACGGACGCAtataacataataataataataataataataataataataaaacactaCTAGTATGCTTACTGGAAAATCTGGAAATGTTAGTTAATTACGATTAAATTTTTGTTGTTCGTTACTGTTGTATTAGTGTTGATGTGAAAAGTTAGCTCTCAATTAtctttatataaaaaaaaggaagtcaTGGAAAAAGAAGTCACTAGCCTACTGTTACGTTTGTGGTTAATATTAAAAGGCATGCTTAGgacttgattaatgaaattagtACTTAATTGTTTTTGCATGACAAATTAACTTACTGTtgagatgaaaagaaaaagaaaaaagaaagaaagaaagagaggtaTAGAAATCGACAAATGCTAGGAATATTGCCAATGTACGATGTGCCATGTTAACTTTTGAAGAGCATTAAAGTAggacttatttatttatttgttattaTTCTTTTACATGATTTTAGCAAGCCTTGAAAGAATAATGCGTTcgcgagaaaatgatgcatgtgtacgagacacgagaaccgagaaaacGATATTCGAAAATGAAAAGAGCAAAAGAGAATTTGACATGTGTAAACCTggaagaccggaacggcggaaccaatgTTTGGAAATGTGTGAGTAAacctgggagaccggaacggtggaaccAGAATTTGTAAATGCATGGTCGGCCGTCATTTTGAAAGAGGGAGTAAACGGAACCAGTACTAAAGGAAAAGAATTGATAATAAgtgaccggaacggcggaaccaatgTTTGGAAATGTGTGAGTAAacctgggagaccggaacggcagaaccagAGTTTGTAAATGCATGGTCGATCGTCATTCTGAAAGAGGGAGTAAACGGAACCAGTACTAAAGGAAAAGAATTGATAATAAGTGAAATTGGCGTTTTGACACTCGACACTTTTCTGAACTATTCTGAACTCGACACTCGACACTTTTACGATACACTATTCTGAACTCGacacttttatttttatgatatcTCTATTTGTTGATTTGAATGTTATGTTTGATGCCTTGTAAAGTagatattatttttgataaaGTATGGGACATAGGGGTAGAAGTTAGCTACTGAGCTTaatagctcacggtgttacttttgtggtCCTGGCATTTTATGCCAGACTTAGAGGTGAACAGGAGACGTACTATAATCTGGAGCAGTATGGAGCCGAGCAGAATATCGCTGAGGAAGACGGCCACCCTGAAGAGTAGAAATTTCCCATAGTACCACTCCCTATCCTTGAATAAATGTAATCTTGATTTGAGAATAATTTGGGATGTAATGACTTATTAttctacttttatttattaaatgttTAGATTTGAATAAAATAGTTATAAATAATGTTCCCAAAAATTGGGGCATTACAAAGCCCCAATTCAAATATCCACCATATAAATCATATTTTCCCAATTTGGcatttaataaacatttcaataattagaAATATACGAGTCTCTACACATGCGTTATGTAATgtatttaccccaaaaaaaatgtgttatgTGATGTAGGAATACTACGTAACTTTTTTGGAcacaattatttattttttaagaattgaCGTTATTTACAAAATTTTATGTGAATTTAATAACATGACACTTTTCTAGAGGAAAATGAtattcaatactttttttttttttttgggtcgaaCTCTCAAATATTGATATGTGTGAATACGGTCAAGTGATACTCACCTAATTCAACGACAAAATCGGTATTCTGGATTGTTCAAGTAGTTGGCCTGGCCATCGCTAAGTGGTTCATTGGATGCTCTTGATCAAGCCTTATTTATCATGAAAGTGTTCTCGTTCgttgacaaaaaaaacccatcaaacTACTAAACCATGGAAGTTCTTTATTTCATATCAGCTTAACCAATCAAATCACATCAAGATACGATCACAAGGCGGCAACTTCAACCATCTTTAAACATCCCCCCCTCTCCCCCCCTTCCTTTTTATCATACGAAAAACGTCTTTATTAAATTCTTCAGCAGTAGTCGTCTTTTCGAATACTCGTAACAAGAGAGTCACGGGCAAATATCTATTCTCCATCTTATGAAGTGCCAAGTATGCCATACAGTGGGTGTGTTAACCAACTTCTTCTATATGTAGTCTTTTCACAAAAGCGGATACACTTGTGCATGTTTGCTTTTGTTCTATTGCCTCTCTTTCACAGGCTACTTATATTAATTTGTATGCATTATACCATGACCTTTCTGAAATTTAATGTTCTCCCCTTCCTTCTATATTGTCCTTTTTTGATATTATtgatatcaaaataaaaagaaacaaagcgAAATTATAGATAGCAGCAAAGAGAGTCAAGGGGGAACAAGAAGAGTTACGCGGTGGGGGAGTTTTCTTGAAGGTCATAAAAGTGCTTTTCCGAAGAGGGCTTCTGCAACAGCAACACACGGGCTTGATGGATACATACATTCTTAGCAGAGCTGATTCGGAACGCATATCTCATTGCTAGTAATAACAAACTACGATACTAGTAACAACATGCACTTTTATTCCATGGTATAATGAACTGAACATTTCGCAAAGTATTCAATAAATTAAATCAGCTCTAATGTACACGATTGCGAGTTGCTACTCATATCTTACTCATACTTTTCTATTTTACAGAAGCAAAATCAACGGTAAACATGTTGTTCACCTTTACACTTCTTAAGAAGTTTCATCTGCTGCACCAGTTGGTGAACCTGGAACAAATGGAACAAAGCCCCTTCCACCGAAAACTGGTCTCATGAATCTGTCATCAAATTTTCTCCAAAAGTAGTGAGCAGTAGACGTGGGGTTTGCCATTAACAACCTTAGACTACTTCTCTTACGGACCGGTTGGTTGCTACTCTCATCAACTGGATCACCATTTTCGAGGAACAGAAGTCTAAGATCTTCTAGGCTTGGAGAATCAGTTGCATCTGAGACCGTTGGCTTTGCATTTCTTAACAGCACTGCTTCGATCAGAGGCTTTGTCACTGAACCGAACACCTGTTTGATACACACTGAAATCATAAAATTTGGTTTTATCCATAGCAGACATTAGATATACCGTGTTATCTTGATTTTTCAACAAGGAACTGAAAGTTAAGGAGCGGTTCAGGGCTTTAGCAAACAATGTTACCAGAAAGCAGTAATACGTTTACCTGTTGGAGGGTACATTCCAAGACATGGTATACTTCCATTACAAAAAGTAAATTTAGTGATTAAAATTAATCCAAATTTCTTTCATATGTGTTTCTTTACGGTTTTACATAGGATTGGAAAAATCAAACGTAATGAAATTCATCGAGGAGTAGAGTTTTACCAATACAAAATGTCAATAACAGGAGGCGTAATGCTTATAGATTTTTCTGGAGATTCCAATAATGATTAAGTTACGTTCGGATGTCtacttatttaaaaataagTCTACTCGCATCTAATGATCTAAAACTGTTCGAAAATTGTATTAGTGTAAGCTTACACAAGCCTACCACTACATTCACATGTACACAGTAGTGATTAATTATGCTGGAACTTCTAGAGGTATCATTTGGATTACTTACCACTGTGCTAAACAGAACAACAATTATCGTACTTGTGATCATTAATGCTGACTCAGAGGAAGAATCATCCGAGAACTGTAAAAGTTAGAATGTGGAAATCAATACTGAGTAAAAAGCTTTACGTAAAACAAAATAATAGGAAAAGGTAGGAATCAGTAGACACATTATTGTACCTGGTTGTAAGATAAAGCAATGGTAACTGCACCTCTCATTAGGCCTGCCCACCACATGATAAACTGACATTTCCGGATAATCAGCAAAAATATCTAGTCAAATGAAAGAAATCGTTGCATAGATGCCCAAAATATTACCTGTTGCTTGAAAATAATCTTGTCACTGTCTTTTTTAGCGAAGCAATTATAAATATTCACAAGAGGGTACACAAATGCTGCCCTCCCAACCAACACCAGTCCAAAGAGAGTTGAGCTGACAGCAACTGAAGTTAGGGGACTGATGAAAGAATACGAACCCAAGTTAGAAGAATTGGAGTCAATTTGGCAAAATTTCATACCGAAGGAATTTGTCTTTTTGTTATTGTAAGGGAATAACAAAGTTTTGAAGACAAGTAGTATACAGCTACAATTCACTCTTTGGCACCATTTTAAGTAAATTACGAACTTGTCTCAAGATACTACTTAGGTTATTTAACTGGGATGTGGCTTTAATCTCAATGCATCTTTTTCTGAGGCTTACATAATTGGCTACCAAAATAGTTTTTGCTTGGTTGAGCTGGTTTCAAATTATTCTTTTGTCATGTTGAGGAATCATAATTGGCAATCAACTACAGGATTTAGGTCCAAACAGAAATAGATATTTTACCTTGCTTCGCTGGCTGTCCATTTGTCTACGTCTAATGCATCCATACCCACATACAAGAATATGAAGGTTTCGCAAATGAATGAAATTGTAGCGAATCCATGCCTGATAGGGTCAAACAAAGTTGAGTTAGACCTATGTTTCAGAACTCATGGTTTAGGTATCCTGCTGGAACAATTTTGTCTCTCATACATTGACAAGGATAAATCATCTCTTTCTCTATTGGACCAGAAACTCGAACAGACAACAAACAAAAGGGAACACACACAAGCCTAACAACATGGAATAAAGTGCAACATGGGAATGAAGCCCCGTACAAGAGAAGATATCCATGTGAAGCTGGAGATTGAAAGTATTTTTTAGAGCTACTTCATCTCTTGGTCAAAAAGTCATAAAGAAAGGTTTACCCTGTTCTACTATTACGCTATTCTTTTCTAATATGTCAAATCTGATATTCACTGGCAGTTGAATTCTTTTTGAAGTGCATTTGTTGGGCTTCTGTAAATCTTAAACAGGTTGATCAAACTGAGCTGTGTTCTTTATGGGGACGTATTTACCAGAATATTGTCCGGGGCATCTGACCCTCTATAGAAGAGCGCTTCAGATTACATTACAACAATGAAGTCGTATCCTATGACAATAATGACATCAACCCATCACAATCCTAAATGTATTGTTGCAATCCTCATGTTTTCTAAGATTGATAGAGCATGTGATTCTTCCTTTATTTCGGCCTTTGCTTTTGTTGACCTAGTGTTTGATCAAATCACTGAAGCTGTCACCTGGCCAGTAACTTTAGCAAATCACTTATGTACCACTTCGTTGCATTGGcacttttttggttcttttattGGGTGGATTTGACTAACTTCCGAGGGAATCATGTATTAACTCTCAAGGGAATCATCAATCATGTATAATGTATCAGATGTTAAAAAATGTAACAACGTTAAAAATGAAAGTTATACTTACTTGGTTGTTACCCTTGAGCTTTCAGTAACATTGTGCCATGTGTAGTGAGACATGACAATGCCACAAAAGAAAACAGTCAAAATCCCACTAAGATTGAGCACCTGCAAGATGAAACAAATATGTTAGGACTTTGGTTTAAAAGACATTGGACGTGCATGGGACGTGTTCCACTATACCGTTTTTCAAGAAATCCGTAACAGAATCCACAAACCATTTCTGAAGTTACCAGTGCAGAAGGAATCAATACTATCAAAATCGACACATTTCTTGCAAAGGGCACAacagtttatttttttccctgatGAGGTTGATTTCTTTAACAAAGTTCAATTGATTTACGTCAtagcaagggaaaatattgttGTCCTTCTACACAATCAAGGGACCCTTAAAAGGAAATTTCCCTTCCTTCCAACTTTATAGAATTACCATGATAGGACGTACGTTCAGAACATTCGAACTTTTTAGCCAGCGGatgtctaaaaaattaagagaaatatCAAGTTTGCTTTCAACTGTTATTCAAAAGCAGAACTCTGATCTAGGATCTTTGCTAATCATGAATCCTATTTGTGCAGATTTTCCAGCGGCaccaaaaaagtgaaatacaaACAAGACTTCTGGCATCCAATCTCATATTGGAAAAGATTCAACAACTTCTAGGGACATTAGAACAAGTGACAAAGGTTGAAAAGTCTACTGTTTGAAGGAGAGTAAACAACCAAGAAGCCCAAGGGATAATCTAAAATCTGCCACTCGTTTGACTTGCATAGCTTTGATAGCTTCTTTATTTGCCTGAAGTCTTAAACAAGAAATGAATAGACAGGAACAAAACTAGCACGTGATTGCATCTTTTCAGCACTAAGTATAACATTATAAAGTATACAGAAGACCCATCTTTGCATCACTAATTCCTTCTGTATAGGGAGCTAAGAATGCActataaataacaataaaaaagacGGGTAATTTAATAATCTTCAGAGGGCCTAAGCTGTAGAAAACCCCACCTAAATGTGATACACATGTATAGGTAGTGAACAAAACACTAATATCGAACTTATTGTTCTTCTCGCATATTCTATTGCAATTTTAAGGAGGTAGACAGTCTGAAAATGTCCTCTGGAAAGCTATGGTACCTCAGCCACCATGTATGACAAATAGGCCAGAAGCATCATGATTGCAACTTCACGATCTGTGGAATGTCTGTTAAGGTAGAATAATGTCAACATATAAGTACAACCATACTAGAAAAACAATTAGCTTAAATGATGATAACGAAATTTCAATCCAGAAACACTAGGAACATATGCCTTTGAGTATtactacaagtaattttttggattgaGTTATTTTGCTTCTGTTTTCACTAAGGAAACCCACATGCTAAATTTTCAGTTTTCCAATGTGTAAGTGTGCAAAACACTTTTATAATTCTTTATTGCATCCATTTTGTTTCTTGTCTATGGATGTAAAGAGATTAGTATATACGTTTCAAGATCCATCTCATCATTCTTTCTACACTCAAGCGTAATGCAGTTCTCCCCCTTTGGCTGCTAACTTGTGCATAAATATTCCCCGTAGCAGCTGTTCCATGCCTTATATGGGGCGAAAGAAATGAAGGATTTTTCAGAAAAAGTAGCCGTTGGACCAAAATCAGTTTGGGAGTTGAATCGGATGTGAGAGCCTATATTAGGTCTTGGAGAAATCTGAAGACAACTGACGTAAATAGATTTATCTGCACAGATTGGCATATTTCCCCTAGGGTGTTTGCTTCAACTTGAGTGAATTGGATATGTTTAGATTTTGTTAGGAGGTCTCCTCTATGTTTGAGACTGAGCttcattttccttgttttgCTGTTTTGTGGGCCTGGTGCCTTAGTTTGTTTGATCTCTTTCTTTGGGGACTGCCCCTTTGCACCTGTAATTGGTTTTGTTTCAATGAATTaacttacaaaaaataaaaattgagcaATGTTTAAGTGTCATAACGTAGGTCACATAACAGGACTCCTTTCCGCTCTCAAGCCTTACTTTAAAAGCTCCCTCTCCCAATACTCGCCCTCACGAAATTTAGTAGTTTGGGATGCTTTCAAAGGGCCCTTTCGCTCATGCacgcgcattatgtgacttaggtcaTAACTCATGAAGTTTAAGCTTTGGCTAGGCCTGCCGGGCTGCCAGCCATGTTAATTGGTTCAAATATATAAGCAGAAAGGAAATAATGAAAAATCCTTTTGTGACTTGACACATCTGTTACCACTGCCCTATAAAACCCTTTTCATGCGAATCCTTATCGTACTTTAGTCATCAATTCTGTGGAAAGTTCTAGTTATAATTTTCTTGACTTCTGACTTTATGAGAGTTTTGTAATTGGAGCCCAAGAAAAGGATAGAGATCCAAAATCATTGGAAACATTAGGGAGAAATCAGGTGGGGTTACTGTAGATACAGAGAACTATTTAAGAAGCAAATCCTGAAAGTAtaagaataaaaatgaaaagactaCAGGGGAGCCCATATAAAGTTTCGGAATGAGAAGAAAAAGCTAAAGCTGTTCATTTTTACCTTCCAAAGTAAAGTGTCTTTATGCCAAATGCACTTAAAAGCCCCACCTGAAATGCCATGGAAAGCTGTTAGAGGACAACGATTACCGTTAACACAAATCTACATTCGGTAACACATAATTTTGATCAAAAGTTTTGAGTGATTTGTAATCCATTGAACAAATATAGGGTTGCTTAGTGTCACATAGAAAGGGGactatcaaaataataaaatggaAGCATGAACGTGATCTTTTATCTGGCTGGGAAAGGTAAATAACAGTATGTCAAGATAAGGAAATTCCCACTTGCTATGCATTTATTTGGATATTTGAGCGAAATTATTATATTTGGTATGACAAACTGTTGTGTTCATGGCCACAGCGGCATGAACATGAGAGAAAGGAAATGTCCAGTTCAAATCTCTGCTGGCGTTAATATAAACACATCCAAAAGAAaaccaagaacaaagaaaaagattatTGAAACTCCAAAACAAGGATGGTCGTATCCAAATACATGATCCACAGTTGCAGAATCAGAACACCACCAAACTTTAAAATAGTCTGCATAATTTTAACTGTTCATTCTGTAACCAAAACAGGTTGAAAAACAGCTGATAACTTACTGCTATTCCAAGTGCAGTACTACTGAAGAAGAGGTAAAGGAAGGTTCCCAATAATTTCAAGGCTGTCAAAGCATCAATGTTGCTGATATTAAGCGATTGGACTGAATTGAAAAGCACAATCGAGGTAGCATCATTCACTACTCCCTCCCCAAAGATGGCACTGTAAAGGAAGGGTGTATCATCTTGATTGAGGACCTTCGACATGAGAAAAAAGAATTTGCAAATTAATGGCGTGTTTCAATTATTGAGTACAAATCCACTCACCATCTTTTCGATTAATTTTCGGGATGTACCTGCAACGTGCAAACGGAATCTGTGGCTGATAGTATGGCACCAATAGCTGCACGTAAATGAAGCTCTGACAATCAATACATGGGGATGAAAAGGGATCAAAGCAAAGAATCCAAAATAAGTGTGAGTAAAGGTCACCTAAGTAATCTTTAATATCCAGGGTTGTCACACCAATCCTTTTGAATAGCAAACCGACCCCTGCAAGGGAAAATAATAACACAATTACGTTAGGCTCCTTTGATTCGATATTGTATATGAACATTTCATGTAAATAGCAATTCCGTCAGTACTGACTCGTACTAATAGTATTGCAATTGGTGATATGGGTTTACCAATGGATATTCTATACTCACTAGTTAATCAATTTATTGATGCTAAAgacatgattgaaaaaaaatgatttctaGGCAACAGAAGAAATCGTGTTTTGGAAATCTGAAAGAAACACAAACACGCAGAAGGCACAAGCAATTACTCATCTTACCGAGTGATATGAGACAGAACGATATAATTGTGCCAATTATTCCGAACATCAATATTATCGAGATGTTCTTGAAGAATTGCTTTTTCTTGACCTGGAAACTACAATAAAAAATCCATTCAGTAAATCAGAACTCAaggtcaaaaacaaaaaaaggttaTGCATCTAAGTATCTAACTAGATTGAGAAGGAAAACCATCCCAACACATGAAAACAGATCCAATTACAAAATACGAAAATACCTAGAGatttaaacaaattttcttGCAGAACCAAATTCCCCAGTGCTATAGAATTGACTCAAAACGAATCCCACATTAGTCCATTACTCAAATCTTTACTTAGTTTGagtaaaaaaaaccaataaaaactTCACTTCATATGAGGCACTCAAATGGGAAACCCAAATCCAAGCGGAAAAGCCCGATTAATGGCATAATTCAAACAGTTAAGAAGCAAAATGgccttaataaaaaaaattaaggatcCGAGGTCTCCGAACAACCTCAATTTGGTAAGGTCTGAGTCAAGGAGCTCTCACTGCACAATTTCTTCATACATGTTTTTTACTCCCACAAACATATAGACTTATGTTCATACACACATGCACGCGCGCTCTCGCTCATACacggagggagggagggatagagagagagccgaCCTGACTTTTCAGGAGcttaaagcaaaaattaaagatTGGACCTTTTTTGCTAGACTATTACAAAGGATACAAAAATAGGAGAGAcccctaaaatttgaaaattttttggGCGTAAAGTGGCTGCCTCTTCGGCTTTAGCTCAGAACCGGCTCAGAGAGATATCTTACCCAGCGTTGAAAATGATTGGGGGCAGCAGATAGATGAAGAACAGTTCTTCACTGAAAGTAAGTATTTGCGAGCTGTGGCCTTTGCTGATCAATAACACCACTAACCCAGCCACCAAACCCTAACAACAAATACCGAAAACACGAATTACTAGCCAAACTGATCGAAACACATTTCATAAAACCAAAAACCCAGTTCACAAACAACCATAATTACAACTATACAAACCAGAAGAAGGGCAGTGATCGATTCATTGGCCCACCGATGCTCCTCGATGAGGTGACCAATCACGATGCAAGCACAGAGGAGGGCGACAAACACAGTGATGGCAACGACAGTGCTTACATCGAGAATTGAAGAGGAGGAGGATAGTGAGAAGTGGACCGGAATTGAATCAGAGATGCCCATTTTTTGTGACTACTACTTGTTGTTGAGGTGGTTTTTGTAGAATTTGGCATTCACAAATTGGGTGTACAGAGATAGGGAAGAAAAGGAAGGTACTGGAGAGAAGTTTTGAATCAGGAAAATGGAAATCAGGAATTCCAGTGGCTGCTATAAAATATAACCCACGGCTTCTGAGTATTTCTTGACTTGGGAATGGGATTTTAAGGTTCAGACTTCTGGGTTATAGTAATGCTacgaacacaattttaaaatacaactcCAGATataaatttcgttaaaaatcaTTCAATGCACATGGTCTCATATACAAGTGACGGCTCCAAATAAAGTTGTGTTCTTTAACCAATTTTCTCCGATGCTATTAACTTTTTGGTTATTTTAGCGTAAATTAACTTGAACACatgagttttcaaaaaacttttagGCCGGTTTATCAAGACTTTTGCGCTCTAACTTTAGTTGGATCCGCTGATGGACGATGAAATTTGTCCCGCAATTGACAATGAGTTATGAAAAGAAAGAGTTGAGAGTCTTGAGACTCAAGGTGGAGGGAAGAATGGTTGTTGGGGAGTTGTGTTGGATTCTCTACAAACAAGACCATTTTTGGATGCGTGGAACTCAATGTTTCGGTTGGATTATCGCGACAAGTGGATGGGGTCATCAGTGAAGTTACTGTATTATCCTTAAGTTATCGTGTAAGAAGACAGAAATATCCTTCGAGTGGTAGTGTTGGGGACTTTTAATTGGAGGTAGGAGTTGGATGGTTGTGGTCGCACTTATACGGAGGCTATTAAGACACTGTACAGTTCGTGGGT
This genomic window contains:
- the LOC131334643 gene encoding sodium/hydrogen exchanger 1-like isoform X1, with the translated sequence MGISDSIPVHFSLSSSSSILDVSTVVAITVFVALLCACIVIGHLIEEHRWANESITALLLGLVAGLVVLLISKGHSSQILTFSEELFFIYLLPPIIFNAGFQVKKKQFFKNISIILMFGIIGTIISFCLISLGVGLLFKRIGVTTLDIKDYLAIGAILSATDSVCTLQVLNQDDTPFLYSAIFGEGVVNDATSIVLFNSVQSLNISNIDALTALKLLGTFLYLFFSSTALGIAVGLLSAFGIKTLYFGRHSTDREVAIMMLLAYLSYMVAEVLNLSGILTVFFCGIVMSHYTWHNVTESSRVTTKHGFATISFICETFIFLYVGMDALDVDKWTASEASPLTSVAVSSTLFGLVLVGRAAFVYPLVNIYNCFAKKDSDKIIFKQQFIMWWAGLMRGAVTIALSYNQFSDDSSSESALMITSTIIVVLFSTVVFGSVTKPLIEAVLLRNAKPTVSDATDSPSLEDLRLLFLENGDPVDESSNQPVRKRSSLRLLMANPTSTAHYFWRKFDDRFMRPVFGGRGFVPFVPGSPTGAADETS
- the LOC131334643 gene encoding sodium/hydrogen exchanger 1-like isoform X2, translated to MGISDSIPVHFSLSSSSSILDVSTVVAITVFVALLCACIVIGHLIEEHRWANESITALLLGLVAGLVVLLISKGHSSQILTFSEELFFIYLLPPIIFNAGFQVKKKQFFKNISIILMFGIIGTIISFCLISLGVGLLFKRIGVTTLDIKDYLAIGAILSATDSVCTLQVLNQDDTPFLYSAIFGEGVVNDATSIVLFNSVQSLNISNIDALTALKLLGTFLYLFFSSTALGIAVGLLSAFGIKTLYFGRHSTDREVAIMMLLAYLSYMVAEVLNLSGILTVFFCGIVMSHYTWHNVTESSRVTTKHGFATISFICETFIFLYVGMDALDVDKWTASEASPLTSVAVSSTLFGLVLVGRAAFVYPLVNIYNCFAKKDSDKIIFKQQFIMWWAGLMRGAVTIALSYNQFSDDSSSESALMITSTIIVVLFSTVCVSNRCSVQ